A window of the Gordonia humi genome harbors these coding sequences:
- a CDS encoding TIGR03617 family F420-dependent LLM class oxidoreductase — protein MNSRRSDTLDVTVDPGIGPIGELSAAIEEHGFGGLFLGETCHDPLMMLAAASSSAPTIDLGTSVFVAFGRSPMVTAIAANDLQTLTGGRVVLGVGSQVKPHITRRFSMPWSSPADRMREYVSAMRAIWRSWATSEPLDFAGEFYTHTLMTPMFDPGPNAFGNPPVIVAGVGPRMARVAGEIADGLLVHSFVTQEYLRTVLVPAVDEGLAAAGRSRADFTVMTTPMIATGTSDAQIAEAREFVRGQIAFYGSTPAYRGALDIHGWSGLHERLHALSRQGAWEQMRANVPDEVVDEFALTVPVDQAAAALDERWSWVADRISVTATTSQALAAWESAPKRLPSRQTSSGSGSTRRRS, from the coding sequence GTGAATTCAAGACGGAGCGACACGCTCGACGTGACGGTGGATCCCGGGATCGGTCCGATCGGGGAACTGTCGGCCGCGATCGAGGAGCACGGATTCGGGGGCCTCTTCCTCGGCGAGACCTGTCACGACCCCCTGATGATGCTGGCGGCCGCCAGTTCGTCGGCGCCGACGATCGACCTGGGGACCAGTGTCTTCGTCGCGTTCGGACGCAGTCCGATGGTGACGGCGATCGCCGCGAACGATCTGCAGACGTTGACCGGTGGACGAGTCGTTCTGGGGGTCGGCAGCCAGGTGAAACCGCACATCACACGACGGTTCTCGATGCCGTGGTCGAGCCCGGCCGACCGGATGCGCGAGTACGTATCGGCGATGCGGGCGATCTGGCGGAGTTGGGCCACGTCGGAGCCGTTGGACTTCGCCGGGGAGTTCTACACCCATACGCTGATGACCCCGATGTTCGATCCGGGACCCAACGCGTTTGGCAATCCGCCGGTGATTGTCGCCGGGGTGGGGCCGCGGATGGCGCGGGTGGCCGGGGAGATCGCCGACGGTCTGCTCGTGCACTCGTTCGTCACGCAGGAGTATCTGCGTACCGTGCTCGTGCCTGCAGTGGACGAGGGCCTCGCGGCAGCGGGACGGTCGCGAGCCGACTTCACCGTGATGACGACGCCGATGATCGCGACCGGCACGTCCGACGCGCAGATCGCCGAGGCGAGAGAGTTCGTGCGGGGACAGATCGCGTTCTACGGTTCGACGCCCGCGTACCGCGGCGCCCTGGACATCCACGGATGGTCCGGGCTCCACGAGCGACTGCACGCCCTGTCCAGACAGGGCGCGTGGGAACAGATGCGGGCGAATGTGCCGGACGAGGTCGTCGACGAGTTCGCACTGACGGTTCCGGTGGACCAGGCGGCTGCCGCCCTCGACGAGCGGTGGAGCTGGGTCGCCGACCGGATCTCGGTCACAGCGACGACGTCCCAGGCCCTGGCGGCCTGGGAGTCGGCGCCGAAACGACTTCCGTCCCGTCAGACGTCCTCGGGGAGCGGATCTACTCGTCGACGATCTTGA
- a CDS encoding acyl-CoA dehydrogenase family protein, which produces MTTTAPATVPMIDDPVTTDVRSTVRRLLTAECSSQDLLTFVAGDRDYNDALWRRLGRDLGLTALLVPEEWGGAGASTREAAAVLTELGRAAAPVPYLSSAVLATTALIEAAVLPSAGVPAARAALDTLLDGGIGVLAVPATQAPRDPCTPTAATTSTSDGRVRVSGTVTHVLGAADAGTILVPADHDGRTALILVAADTDGVTVRRRTSIDLTRPTSDMRFDAVYGEILAHGDDASRILRSSLETAAALLAAEQVGLCEWALDTSVDYLKARYQFGQPIGSNQALRHRTAQLWIDVNHARAAAVYAASTRASGSDDAATALAQAHCSETALHLVESAIQIHGGVGFAWEHPLHLYLKRAFADSVLLGDSQTHRRALAGFIDIAAPHAESSR; this is translated from the coding sequence ATGACGACGACCGCCCCGGCGACGGTGCCGATGATCGACGACCCGGTGACGACGGATGTCCGGTCGACCGTCCGTCGACTTCTCACGGCCGAGTGCTCGTCGCAGGACCTCCTCACGTTCGTCGCGGGCGACCGCGACTACAACGACGCCCTGTGGCGCCGACTCGGCCGCGACCTCGGGCTGACCGCACTCCTCGTCCCGGAGGAGTGGGGCGGCGCGGGCGCGTCGACCCGCGAGGCCGCCGCGGTTCTCACCGAGCTCGGTCGTGCGGCGGCACCAGTGCCGTACCTGTCCAGCGCAGTCCTTGCCACCACCGCGCTCATCGAGGCCGCAGTTCTCCCGTCCGCGGGCGTACCGGCCGCGCGCGCAGCACTCGACACCCTCCTCGACGGCGGAATCGGCGTCCTCGCCGTCCCGGCGACGCAGGCGCCGCGCGACCCGTGCACCCCCACGGCCGCCACGACCTCGACGTCCGATGGCCGGGTGCGCGTATCCGGAACCGTGACCCACGTCCTCGGCGCCGCCGACGCCGGGACGATCCTCGTTCCGGCGGATCACGACGGCCGGACCGCACTGATCCTCGTCGCCGCCGACACCGACGGGGTCACGGTCCGTCGACGGACCTCCATCGACCTGACGCGCCCGACCTCGGACATGCGGTTCGACGCCGTGTACGGCGAGATCCTCGCGCACGGCGACGACGCGTCACGCATCCTCCGGTCGTCCCTGGAGACGGCGGCGGCACTGTTGGCCGCCGAACAAGTCGGCCTATGCGAGTGGGCGCTGGACACCAGCGTCGACTACCTGAAGGCCCGGTACCAGTTCGGTCAGCCGATCGGGTCGAACCAGGCGTTGCGGCACCGGACCGCCCAACTCTGGATCGACGTGAATCACGCGCGGGCGGCCGCCGTGTACGCTGCGTCGACGCGGGCGTCCGGCAGCGACGACGCCGCGACCGCCCTCGCCCAGGCGCACTGCAGCGAGACCGCATTGCACCTCGTCGAATCCGCGATCCAGATCCACGGCGGCGTCGGTTTCGCCTGGGAGCATCCGCTGCACCTGTACCTCAAACGCGCGTTCGCCGACTCCGTCCTGCTCGGTGACTCGCAGACCCATCGTCGGGCGCTGGCCGGTTTCATCGACATCGCGGCACCCCACGCGGAGTCGTCCCGGTGA
- a CDS encoding acetyl-CoA acetyltransferase, with protein sequence MNRRVAIAGVALSDVGRVDTKNPYELMAQASRRALAEAGLKPADIDGLASTSQGTLPPTDVGEYLGIKPRWIDSTSVGGASWEVMVSHATDAIASGHADVVLLTYGSTARADIRKGLRGANLNWGTRGPLQWDAPYGHTLISKYAMAARRHMHEYGTTIEQLAEVAVSARFNAADNPEAMYRDPITVDDVLSGPMIADPFTKLHCCIRSDGGAAVVLVAEDRVPDLASTPVWVLGSADATSHMLTSQWDDMTVGPASVTGPLAFERAGLTPADVDVAELYDAFTYMLMTTVEDLGFCAKGEGGPFIAEKNLRLGGSLPTNTDGGGLSACHPGQRGLFLLVEAARQLRGECGPRQVPDAEIACVSGTGGWFCSSGTVLLGVDRP encoded by the coding sequence ATGAACCGCAGGGTGGCGATCGCAGGCGTCGCGTTGTCGGACGTCGGACGCGTCGATACAAAGAACCCGTACGAACTGATGGCGCAGGCGAGTCGGCGTGCGCTGGCCGAGGCCGGCCTCAAGCCCGCCGACATCGACGGCCTGGCCTCGACGAGTCAGGGCACACTGCCGCCGACCGACGTCGGCGAGTATCTCGGCATCAAGCCCCGCTGGATCGACTCGACATCCGTCGGCGGCGCATCGTGGGAGGTGATGGTCTCGCACGCGACCGACGCGATCGCGTCCGGCCACGCAGACGTCGTACTGCTCACCTACGGATCCACCGCCCGCGCCGACATCCGCAAGGGCCTGCGCGGCGCAAACCTCAACTGGGGCACACGCGGCCCGCTGCAGTGGGATGCCCCGTACGGCCACACCCTCATCTCCAAGTATGCGATGGCGGCACGCCGTCACATGCATGAGTACGGCACGACGATCGAGCAGCTCGCCGAGGTCGCGGTGTCCGCCCGGTTCAACGCGGCCGACAACCCCGAAGCGATGTACCGGGACCCGATCACCGTCGACGACGTTCTGTCCGGTCCGATGATCGCCGACCCGTTCACGAAGCTGCACTGCTGCATCCGGTCGGACGGCGGCGCCGCCGTCGTGCTCGTCGCCGAGGACCGGGTGCCCGATCTCGCGTCGACCCCCGTCTGGGTGCTGGGATCGGCAGACGCCACGTCGCACATGCTCACCAGCCAGTGGGACGACATGACCGTCGGACCCGCGTCGGTGACCGGTCCTCTCGCCTTCGAGCGCGCGGGCCTGACGCCCGCCGACGTCGACGTCGCCGAACTGTACGACGCGTTCACCTACATGCTCATGACGACCGTCGAGGATCTCGGATTCTGCGCGAAGGGCGAGGGCGGACCGTTCATCGCCGAGAAGAATCTGCGTCTGGGCGGTTCACTGCCGACGAACACCGACGGCGGCGGGCTGTCGGCCTGCCACCCCGGCCAGCGTGGACTGTTCCTCCTGGTCGAGGCGGCCCGTCAGCTCCGCGGCGAGTGCGGGCCCCGGCAGGTTCCCGACGCCGAGATCGCCTGTGTGAGCGGTACCGGCGGATGGTTCTGTTCGAGCGGGACGGTGTTGCTGGGGGTGGACCGGCCATGA
- a CDS encoding ferredoxin yields the protein MRVTISPDNCEGHGLCALHATDVYELDDDGFAAPADFVVPRGLESAARDGALRCPMSAIKIVDE from the coding sequence ATGCGCGTCACCATCAGTCCCGACAACTGCGAGGGCCACGGTCTGTGCGCCCTCCACGCCACTGACGTCTACGAACTCGACGACGACGGGTTCGCGGCACCCGCCGACTTCGTCGTCCCACGGGGCCTGGAGAGCGCCGCACGCGACGGCGCGCTCCGGTGCCCGATGAGCGCGATCAAGATCGTCGACGAGTAG
- a CDS encoding CoA transferase, translated as MKQLSSDPAPTPLDGVRVLESSSSQACRLAGMLLADLGADVVRTVGSSERDLADPQTLGWDRGKRFAGVGSSAEAARLAESAHVVLDDGTGLYSAAAGTANPRLVRVQLPPYGVVGRESDLPADPLLLSALSGFASVHPSYDPGTPIASVVSVLAGIHGAFGAVAAVAGLIEATETGRGRTLVTTGLDAGAAALSTLVMTGIDVDVVLSPGGRPDSRPSFRVYRCADGEYLHLAALTAEFFLPALDVLGRVDVMVMPGVDGEFMNVNRPEIAATVSPELERTFATRPRDEWVAALTAAGVPCAPVQSRVEWTMSDFVASAAPPVTREHPDLGEVVQPGTPFWFTDATVRPGALPTRSRFLRATDVWRDPAPVPASERGTSEPRRLPLDGLRVLDASTFLAGPTVGALMSDLGASVAKVESPSGDPYAVYAPSYASVNYGKTIGALDQRTPAGRASMVELLTDADVLIDNLRPSVARRLGLDRESVAAVNDRLIKVSVSGYGPDGPHAETPAFDPVLQSLSGMARAQGGSGEPVTAVAPILDVCTGALAAAAALAAVFSTTTRRRGEHTGSSLAAAASYVQLAELTVFPGCPAPEDGDRDYRGPQPWRRYHRASDGWIAVAAQTPDQVSALASATAAVSLTHDGVAVAVAQQPVEQWIGELSRAGVPVCRVTPAGGLLEDPLLIANGFSHVVRIPDLGRFRLARGYFTDLGVDSADRTARVWRLAAEAFDAAGTRHPGYGVIAEAE; from the coding sequence ATGAAACAACTGTCTTCGGATCCGGCTCCGACCCCCCTCGACGGGGTGCGTGTCCTCGAGTCGTCGTCGTCACAGGCGTGCCGCCTCGCCGGCATGCTGTTGGCCGACCTCGGCGCCGACGTCGTCCGCACGGTCGGATCGTCCGAGCGCGACCTCGCTGACCCGCAGACGCTCGGCTGGGACCGCGGCAAGCGGTTCGCCGGTGTCGGTTCGTCCGCCGAGGCGGCTCGACTCGCCGAGTCCGCGCATGTGGTGCTCGACGACGGGACCGGTCTGTATTCGGCGGCGGCGGGAACGGCGAATCCGCGTCTCGTGCGAGTTCAGCTTCCCCCGTACGGGGTGGTCGGTCGGGAGAGCGACCTTCCCGCAGATCCTCTGCTGCTGTCGGCGCTGAGCGGATTCGCCTCGGTTCACCCATCGTACGATCCCGGTACCCCAATCGCATCGGTGGTCTCGGTGCTGGCCGGCATCCACGGCGCGTTCGGCGCCGTCGCGGCGGTGGCGGGGCTGATCGAGGCGACCGAGACCGGACGGGGACGGACCCTGGTCACGACCGGACTGGATGCCGGTGCCGCGGCGCTCAGCACCCTGGTAATGACCGGGATCGACGTGGATGTGGTCCTCTCCCCGGGTGGACGACCCGACAGCCGCCCCAGCTTCCGCGTCTACCGGTGCGCCGACGGCGAGTACCTCCATCTCGCGGCCTTGACCGCCGAGTTCTTCCTTCCTGCGCTGGACGTGCTCGGGCGGGTCGACGTGATGGTCATGCCCGGGGTGGACGGGGAGTTCATGAACGTCAATCGACCGGAGATCGCTGCGACGGTTTCCCCGGAGCTTGAGCGGACCTTCGCGACGCGGCCCCGCGACGAGTGGGTCGCCGCGCTGACCGCGGCGGGCGTGCCGTGCGCGCCCGTGCAGTCGCGCGTCGAGTGGACGATGAGCGACTTCGTCGCGTCCGCAGCGCCGCCGGTGACCCGCGAGCATCCCGACCTGGGTGAGGTGGTGCAGCCGGGAACACCGTTCTGGTTCACCGATGCGACGGTGCGCCCGGGAGCCCTGCCGACTCGTAGCCGGTTCCTGCGCGCGACAGATGTGTGGCGCGACCCGGCGCCGGTGCCGGCATCCGAGCGCGGTACCTCCGAGCCTCGGCGACTCCCGCTCGACGGACTGCGTGTGCTCGACGCGAGCACGTTCCTCGCCGGGCCGACGGTCGGCGCGCTCATGTCCGATCTCGGTGCGTCGGTGGCCAAGGTCGAGTCGCCGTCTGGCGACCCGTACGCCGTCTACGCGCCGTCGTACGCGTCGGTCAACTACGGGAAGACGATCGGTGCGCTCGATCAGCGCACACCCGCTGGTCGGGCGTCGATGGTGGAGCTCCTGACCGACGCAGACGTCCTGATCGACAATCTCCGCCCGTCGGTCGCCCGCCGTCTCGGGCTGGACCGGGAGAGCGTTGCAGCGGTGAACGACCGGCTGATCAAGGTCTCCGTGTCCGGATACGGTCCGGACGGCCCGCATGCCGAGACCCCCGCGTTCGATCCCGTCCTGCAGAGCCTGTCGGGTATGGCACGGGCACAAGGCGGATCCGGTGAGCCGGTCACCGCGGTGGCCCCGATCCTGGACGTCTGCACGGGTGCGCTGGCCGCGGCCGCGGCATTGGCCGCCGTCTTCTCCACGACGACTCGGCGGCGCGGTGAGCACACCGGCTCGTCGCTCGCCGCAGCGGCGTCGTATGTTCAGCTGGCCGAACTGACCGTCTTCCCCGGCTGTCCGGCCCCGGAGGACGGCGACCGCGACTACCGCGGACCCCAGCCGTGGCGCCGCTATCATCGCGCATCGGACGGATGGATAGCCGTCGCAGCGCAGACCCCGGATCAGGTGTCGGCGTTGGCGTCGGCGACCGCGGCGGTGAGCCTCACTCACGACGGCGTGGCGGTGGCGGTCGCGCAGCAGCCGGTCGAGCAGTGGATCGGGGAATTGTCGCGGGCAGGCGTTCCGGTGTGCCGGGTGACGCCTGCCGGCGGACTCCTGGAGGATCCGCTGCTGATCGCGAACGGTTTCTCGCACGTCGTCCGCATACCCGACCTGGGCCGCTTCCGGCTGGCTCGCGGATACTTCACCGACCTCGGCGTCGACTCCGCAGACCGGACTGCGCGCGTGTGGCGGCTGGCCGCCGAGGCGTTCGACGCCGCGGGTACGCGGCATCCCGGATACGGCGTGATCGCCGAAGCCGAGTAG
- a CDS encoding enoyl-CoA hydratase has product MTPTDLVLVDRTDATATITLNRPDARNALSRELDRQLRDRIIEADDDPEISVILLAGAGGAFCAGVDLKELAATGFTGDDRTENCIDRVAACTTPVIGLVDGPAVTGGFELALACDFLIASPTARFADTHSRVGIVPGGGLTARLADTVGIRRARQLSATGQYIDAPTALAWGLVNEVVESAELLTRGIQIATTFAAAESRTLRAVWSLYDGMSADAIADGVARERATNAQWSAAMEAVAEAGAAVIEHGRAQNRER; this is encoded by the coding sequence ATGACCCCCACCGACCTCGTTCTCGTCGACCGCACCGACGCGACCGCCACGATCACCCTCAACCGCCCGGACGCGCGCAACGCGCTGTCCCGAGAGCTCGACCGACAGCTCAGGGACCGGATCATCGAGGCAGACGACGATCCCGAGATCTCCGTCATCCTGCTCGCCGGTGCCGGAGGAGCGTTCTGTGCCGGGGTCGATCTGAAGGAGCTCGCCGCCACCGGGTTCACCGGCGACGACCGGACCGAGAACTGCATCGATCGGGTGGCCGCCTGCACGACGCCGGTCATCGGACTCGTCGACGGTCCGGCGGTCACCGGCGGATTCGAACTCGCCCTCGCCTGCGACTTCCTGATCGCCTCGCCGACAGCGCGGTTCGCCGACACGCACTCGCGCGTCGGTATCGTTCCCGGCGGCGGGCTGACGGCGCGCCTCGCCGACACCGTCGGCATCCGCCGAGCCCGTCAGCTCAGTGCCACCGGTCAGTACATCGACGCGCCGACCGCGCTGGCCTGGGGACTGGTCAACGAGGTCGTCGAGTCCGCTGAACTCCTGACCAGAGGCATCCAGATCGCGACGACGTTCGCCGCCGCCGAGTCGCGTACGCTCCGCGCGGTCTGGTCGCTCTACGACGGCATGTCCGCCGACGCGATCGCCGACGGCGTGGCCCGCGAGCGTGCGACGAATGCACAGTGGTCGGCCGCGATGGAGGCCGTCGCCGAGGCCGGCGCAGCGGTGATCGAGCACGGTCGCGCGCAGAATCGCGAACGGTAG
- a CDS encoding FadR/GntR family transcriptional regulator: protein MAADIARQIENEVVADGWRVGTSVGSESAIMDRFGASRSVVREAFRILESRHVATPRRGPGGGLVVTAPDLSTVLDQASLYLEYSGFTADDLFQTMELLEIAAVEQVAATISRADLDGLRDTLTAEAEVDDLRFAPSTVYTELARLTDNPVLALFVDIGNNLSRTHGIRPSQSEQRWIHQHSVDLVDALAAGDALAAVRTVRRRIRGLRRRQSVTSTRHDSTGVQ from the coding sequence ATGGCCGCCGACATAGCGCGGCAGATCGAAAACGAAGTGGTCGCCGACGGCTGGCGCGTCGGCACTTCGGTAGGCTCCGAGTCGGCGATCATGGACCGCTTCGGCGCGAGCCGATCAGTCGTCCGGGAGGCCTTCCGGATCTTGGAGAGCCGCCACGTGGCGACGCCGCGCCGCGGTCCGGGAGGCGGGCTGGTGGTCACCGCACCGGACCTGTCCACCGTCCTCGACCAGGCGTCGTTGTACCTCGAGTACAGCGGATTCACCGCAGACGACCTGTTTCAGACGATGGAGCTGCTCGAGATCGCCGCGGTCGAACAGGTGGCTGCGACGATCAGTCGGGCCGATCTCGACGGTCTTCGCGACACTCTCACCGCCGAGGCCGAGGTCGATGATCTGCGATTCGCACCGTCGACGGTGTACACCGAACTCGCCCGTCTCACCGACAATCCCGTGCTCGCACTGTTCGTCGACATCGGCAACAACCTCAGCCGGACCCATGGGATACGGCCGTCGCAGAGCGAACAGCGCTGGATTCATCAGCACAGCGTCGACCTGGTGGACGCGCTGGCTGCCGGTGACGCGCTCGCCGCTGTTCGGACGGTACGGCGACGGATCCGAGGACTTCGCCGACGCCAGTCGGTGACCAGCACACGCCACGACTCGACAGGAGTGCAATGA
- a CDS encoding class I adenylate-forming enzyme family protein, protein MTSEHTLSADGPPLDDTFTDTGDALEAAARAYGDRLAYVTPTAAMSFREWVARAKSTAALFARLGVGKGDVVTLMLPSGVDYAVCYAAAAFIGAVTTGVNGRLGPVETAAILHSSSPTVVVADTEHVRTTVPPAVRVVDLAELHDVYQTPGDPARPRIERTDPVAIVYSSGTTGLPKGAWFDADNLAASAAAAGAMSAPFDRRMTSTPFSHAGYMSKLWDQLLWGTTLVIPPTPWTVDGMARTLRDEHITVGGAVPTQWAKLLELPDLDLTSFPDLRVGVVATAPASPDLVRAAASTIGVPLVVRYAMTEAPSVCGTDPDDPPEVQFRTVGRPQSGMEVKIVDDEGRPVAPGTIGTVRVRGGTVMRGYWNDPELTAQAFDADGCLITGDLGSLTDAGDLVLAGRAGDMYIRGGFNIHPIEVEQTIARHPGVRDAAVVGHAAPVIGEIGVAFVVPEPDASPTLAEIREWTSARLADYKAPDHLVLVDEIPQTAMSKTDRNRLRSMVEADPPPPRRSR, encoded by the coding sequence ATGACGTCCGAGCACACACTGTCGGCGGACGGTCCGCCGCTCGACGACACGTTCACCGACACCGGCGACGCGTTGGAGGCGGCCGCGCGCGCATACGGCGACCGTCTCGCCTATGTGACCCCGACCGCTGCGATGTCCTTCCGGGAGTGGGTGGCCCGAGCGAAGAGCACAGCGGCCCTCTTCGCCCGCCTCGGTGTCGGCAAGGGAGACGTCGTCACCCTCATGCTGCCGTCGGGGGTGGATTACGCGGTCTGCTACGCGGCAGCGGCGTTCATCGGCGCGGTCACGACTGGAGTGAACGGCCGACTCGGCCCGGTGGAGACGGCCGCGATCCTGCACTCCTCGTCACCGACGGTGGTCGTCGCCGACACCGAGCACGTACGCACCACCGTCCCGCCCGCCGTGCGTGTGGTCGATCTCGCTGAACTGCACGACGTGTACCAGACGCCGGGCGACCCGGCCCGACCGCGGATCGAACGCACCGATCCGGTCGCGATCGTCTACAGCAGCGGCACCACCGGCCTGCCCAAAGGCGCGTGGTTCGACGCAGACAACCTCGCGGCGTCCGCCGCTGCCGCAGGCGCGATGAGCGCCCCGTTCGACCGCCGGATGACGTCGACTCCGTTCTCCCACGCCGGATACATGTCCAAGCTGTGGGATCAGCTGCTGTGGGGGACGACTCTCGTCATCCCGCCGACGCCCTGGACCGTCGACGGCATGGCGCGGACCCTGCGCGACGAACACATCACGGTGGGCGGCGCGGTCCCGACGCAGTGGGCCAAACTGCTCGAGCTCCCCGACCTCGACCTCACCTCGTTCCCGGATCTGCGGGTCGGCGTCGTGGCCACCGCCCCGGCCTCGCCCGACCTGGTCCGCGCCGCCGCATCGACGATCGGTGTCCCGCTCGTGGTCCGCTACGCGATGACCGAGGCTCCGTCGGTGTGCGGTACCGACCCTGACGACCCGCCGGAGGTCCAGTTCCGCACGGTGGGTAGGCCGCAGTCGGGCATGGAGGTGAAGATCGTCGACGACGAGGGACGACCGGTCGCCCCCGGAACGATCGGCACGGTCCGCGTGCGCGGCGGGACGGTGATGCGGGGCTACTGGAACGATCCGGAACTGACCGCACAGGCCTTCGACGCGGACGGGTGCCTCATCACCGGCGATCTGGGATCGCTCACCGATGCAGGCGACCTCGTTCTCGCCGGCCGCGCGGGCGACATGTACATCCGCGGCGGATTCAACATCCATCCGATCGAGGTGGAGCAGACCATCGCCCGACATCCCGGGGTGCGCGACGCCGCCGTGGTCGGCCATGCTGCGCCGGTGATCGGTGAAATCGGCGTCGCCTTCGTCGTACCCGAACCCGATGCGTCGCCGACGCTCGCCGAGATCCGCGAGTGGACGAGCGCCCGACTCGCGGACTACAAGGCCCCCGACCATCTCGTCCTCGTGGACGAGATCCCGCAGACTGCGATGTCGAAGACCGATCGGAATCGATTGCGCAGCATGGTCGAGGCTGACCCGCCCCCGCCGCGCCGCTCGCGATGA
- a CDS encoding acyl-CoA dehydrogenase family protein, producing the protein MTTTSVGSPLLSESLDRFLADNDPATMTTTEFLGRRFDAGLAWVHAPVGLGGLDADHRDQAPLEAALVAAGAAQGDNSRNPIGLGMAAPTILAHASTDVQHRLLRPLWTGEEVWCQLFSEPGAGSDLAGLATRAVRDGDDWVLNGQKIWSSLAHLSRWALLLARTDPTAPKHSGMTYFLLDMTTPGVDPRPLRQATGRADFNEVFLDDVRIPDSYRISAPGEGWATARTTLMNERSAMGDAAPKRETGHMGRLTSLWRQRPDLRTQDGFVQLVDAWMRVEVARLSSERVRQSEQYGQPGAESAGAKVTAAVNNQLVTRLLARMDPSAALDYDDWSTEIDTDVRPETFHYLRARANTIEGGTSEILLGQIADRVLGLPREHRLDPNTPWQEIPR; encoded by the coding sequence ATGACGACGACCAGCGTCGGATCCCCGCTCCTGAGCGAGTCGCTGGACCGATTTCTCGCCGACAACGATCCGGCGACCATGACGACCACCGAGTTCCTGGGGCGCCGCTTCGATGCCGGGCTGGCCTGGGTGCACGCCCCGGTCGGGCTGGGCGGCCTCGACGCGGACCACCGAGATCAGGCGCCCCTCGAGGCCGCGCTCGTCGCCGCGGGAGCGGCACAGGGCGACAATTCTCGTAACCCGATCGGGCTCGGCATGGCGGCCCCGACGATCCTGGCCCACGCATCCACCGACGTTCAGCACCGGCTGCTCCGACCGCTGTGGACCGGCGAGGAGGTGTGGTGCCAGTTGTTCTCCGAGCCCGGCGCCGGATCGGACCTCGCCGGCCTGGCGACCCGCGCCGTGCGCGACGGCGACGACTGGGTGCTGAACGGGCAGAAGATCTGGAGCAGCCTCGCTCACCTGTCACGATGGGCCCTGCTCCTCGCGCGCACCGACCCGACGGCGCCGAAGCACAGCGGAATGACCTACTTCCTCCTCGACATGACGACACCCGGAGTGGATCCGAGGCCGTTGCGCCAAGCCACCGGCCGGGCCGACTTCAACGAGGTGTTCCTCGACGACGTCCGAATCCCCGACTCCTATCGCATCAGCGCCCCCGGCGAGGGGTGGGCGACCGCGCGCACCACGCTGATGAACGAGCGTTCGGCGATGGGGGACGCCGCACCGAAGCGCGAGACCGGACACATGGGTCGCCTGACGAGTCTGTGGCGTCAGCGACCCGACCTTCGCACCCAGGACGGGTTCGTCCAGTTGGTGGACGCGTGGATGCGAGTGGAGGTCGCCCGGCTGAGCAGCGAACGAGTCCGCCAGTCGGAGCAGTACGGTCAGCCGGGAGCCGAGAGCGCAGGCGCCAAGGTGACGGCGGCCGTCAACAACCAACTCGTCACCCGCCTGCTCGCGCGGATGGATCCGTCTGCAGCTCTCGACTACGACGACTGGTCGACCGAGATCGACACCGACGTCCGACCGGAGACGTTCCACTACCTCCGAGCGCGAGCCAATACCATCGAAGGCGGAACCTCCGAGATCCTCCTCGGCCAGATCGCCGATCGAGTCCTCGGCCTCCCCCGCGAACACCGACTCGACCCGAACACCCCGTGGCAGGAGATCCCCCGATGA